From Deinococcus aquaticus, one genomic window encodes:
- a CDS encoding S8 family peptidase, with protein MNKHTLISLLALTLGLASATGLSPVPGSGRPDAFARAGDRLPLRSLGLDTVTGAQIQIPGVPPRTLKMTVNAAGRTELTVPDLPPGRVTVTLTRAGQRITRELDVLPPTTGHPAFRSLTNPGLSFEREQVLPDQVQVLLNPALTGAALNRRLEALRRYGTITTETLRLPTTNARLAPPTGSPCGGTLAVIQLGRGQALEEVLNALLADTSGDIWYPDPISSTKTPAALAQVRPGPFQSAPLQQAVPGVRGNLPAPQTGSFYYQPNLTPSGPRPALGMPRRGLGGAGSTIAVLDTGFSPVLDLHGELPSSRVMTPLNALQPAGAGTFTGTGDFWEGHGTQVAILAAGGQSGVAPQATALPVKVCGPDLDGRAVCTTRSVLRGVCLALDSVPANRLVLNLSLGGSVPTNAIHAALNWAEQQGVVVVAAGGNQGLNGHPPEYPAAFARPGVGSQRQLNLLAVASVRPGGPAGWTYSGFSTRGNYLNVSAPGEALDIGHPYLYSGTSFAAPLVAGAAALVQGAGLNRAPAAPQNALSTALSAQAASALQAVSVKAFMLSPARVRSMPGIEPTPDLSKY; from the coding sequence ATGAACAAGCACACGCTGATTTCCCTGCTGGCACTGACCCTGGGGCTGGCCAGTGCCACCGGCCTGTCCCCGGTGCCCGGTTCGGGCCGGCCGGACGCCTTCGCGCGCGCAGGCGACCGCCTGCCCCTCAGGTCGCTGGGCCTGGACACGGTGACCGGGGCGCAGATTCAGATTCCGGGCGTCCCGCCCAGGACGCTGAAGATGACGGTGAACGCGGCGGGCAGGACGGAGCTGACGGTACCTGACCTGCCGCCGGGGCGGGTGACCGTGACCCTCACCCGCGCCGGGCAACGGATCACCCGTGAACTTGATGTCCTACCGCCCACCACTGGCCACCCGGCCTTCCGGAGTCTCACCAATCCCGGCCTGAGCTTCGAGCGGGAACAGGTGCTGCCCGATCAGGTGCAGGTGCTGCTGAATCCAGCCCTGACCGGCGCGGCACTGAACCGCCGCCTCGAAGCTCTGCGCCGGTACGGGACGATCACGACCGAGACGCTGCGGCTGCCCACCACGAACGCCCGGCTGGCCCCGCCGACCGGATCGCCGTGCGGCGGCACCCTGGCCGTCATTCAACTCGGGCGCGGTCAGGCGCTGGAAGAAGTTCTCAACGCCCTGCTGGCCGACACCAGCGGCGACATCTGGTACCCCGACCCGATCAGCAGCACCAAGACGCCCGCCGCCCTCGCGCAGGTGCGGCCGGGACCCTTCCAGTCCGCGCCGCTTCAGCAGGCCGTTCCTGGCGTGCGGGGCAACCTCCCCGCACCGCAGACCGGCAGTTTCTACTACCAGCCCAACCTGACGCCGTCCGGGCCTCGGCCAGCGCTGGGGATGCCCCGCCGGGGCCTGGGTGGGGCAGGCAGCACTATTGCCGTGCTGGACACCGGTTTTTCTCCGGTGCTCGACCTGCACGGCGAACTGCCGTCCAGCCGGGTCATGACGCCCCTGAACGCCCTGCAACCGGCCGGGGCGGGCACCTTCACCGGCACCGGCGATTTCTGGGAGGGACACGGCACGCAGGTCGCCATCCTGGCGGCCGGGGGCCAGAGCGGCGTGGCCCCGCAGGCCACGGCGCTGCCCGTCAAGGTCTGCGGACCTGACCTGGACGGCCGGGCCGTCTGCACGACCCGCAGCGTTCTGCGAGGCGTCTGCTTGGCGCTGGACAGCGTGCCTGCCAACCGACTGGTCCTGAACCTGAGCCTGGGCGGGTCCGTTCCCACGAACGCCATTCACGCCGCCCTGAACTGGGCCGAGCAGCAGGGTGTGGTGGTCGTCGCGGCCGGCGGGAACCAGGGCCTGAACGGCCACCCGCCCGAGTACCCGGCGGCCTTCGCGCGGCCGGGCGTGGGTTCACAGAGGCAGCTGAACCTGCTGGCCGTCGCGTCGGTCAGGCCCGGCGGTCCGGCAGGCTGGACGTACTCGGGTTTCAGTACCAGGGGCAACTACCTGAACGTCAGCGCGCCCGGCGAAGCGCTGGACATCGGTCACCCGTACCTGTACAGCGGCACCTCGTTCGCCGCGCCGCTGGTCGCCGGGGCCGCCGCGCTGGTGCAGGGCGCCGGACTGAACCGCGCGCCCGCAGCGCCGCAGAACGCCCTGAGCACGGCGCTGTCCGCACAGGCCGCCAGCGCCTTGCAGGCGGTGAGCGTCAAGGCGTTCATGCTGAGTCCCGCACGCGTCCGGTCCATGCCGGGTATCGAGCCCACCCCGGACCTCTCGAAGTACTGA